A single window of Gossypium hirsutum isolate 1008001.06 chromosome A10, Gossypium_hirsutum_v2.1, whole genome shotgun sequence DNA harbors:
- the LOC107925149 gene encoding uncharacterized protein isoform X1, with product MSKKKAFSGSTMTLKDFHGGSIPSDLPLPSAPGVTVRPTDRSGYDRATSWGNQVGRPDHRTRPNSSPATRHFDDKSPFLTCSVHIGRYFDEDERKPLDGVSAPRRTIADESLGVPVSQMELKPESAYAGRVSGRYGSASVSSSMGGSGNLYSSRVSEAAAVDVNSQSSGGNHVQAVSGWYPNAWAARKEATASAVSKLAHASAMEKISSGRWQSKQSIQYQKDVDVSKHSETETGLHSQAYDVNAVAGREHSDVISARQVERGVNVEHGINGGRKVSPDYERNPRPNYLEVKENRSVIYGDGIQSARSDGKFGGSKLQPSPSEASERPKLKLLPRTKPLDNLEPPVVDAKQEQQQLSESVLTHAGIGNDSYGYVNTVKPGSAGSENGNQAVERPKLNLKPRSQPVEQLEGNIEKERNVLFGGARPRELVLKERGIDDSIHEPDQHPDRVVKHNVPRSEKVAEQAAPRPSERVGNPPVDQRAGRKSERNHGVYNERVDTQRRNRPNENWRNDKEIERQQRQERQPSPETWRKPAEQPKPVSPEAAGVRYGKAASALELAQAFSKSFSDQKTDDRYAGQRGLPGRPQMPFSRLMGSTPRPQINGY from the exons ATGTCAAAGAAGAAAGCTTTCAGTGGCAGTACCATGACTTTAAAAGATTTTCACGGCGGTTCTATCCCTAGTGATCTTCCTTTACCTTCTGCCCCTGGCGT GACTGTTAGGCCTACCGATCGTTCAGGTTATGATAGAGCAACATCATGGGGAAACCAGGTTGGCCGACCCGATCATCGTACCCGGCCCAACTCGTCACCTGCAACTAGGCATTTTGATGATAAATCTCCATTTCTTACTTGTTCAGTTCATATTGGTCGTTATTTTGATGAAGATGAAAGGAAGCCGTTGGATGGGGTTTCTGCCCCGCGTAGAACTATTGCCGATGAGAGTTTAGGGGTTCCTGTTAGTCAGATGGAGCTGAAGCCTGAGTCTGCTTATGCAGGGAGGGTTTCGGGTCGGTATGGGTCTGCTTCAGTGTCTTCGTCGATGGGTGGTTCAGGGAATCTGTACTCTAGTCGAGTGTCCGAGGCTGCTGCTGTTGATGTAAATTCTCAGAGTTCTGGGGGGAACCATGTGCAGGCTGTTTCTGGTTGGTATCCTAATGCATGGGCAGCTAGGAAGGAGGCGACAGCGAGTGCTGTCTCGAAGTTGGCTCATGCTAGTGCTATGGAAAAGATTTCCTCAGGTAGATGGCAGTCAAAGCAATCTATTCAATATCAGAAAGATGTCGATGTTAGTAAACATTCTGAAACAGAAACCGGCTTGCACTCCCAGGCTTATGATGTGAATGCTGTGGCTGGGAGGGAACATTCTGATGTGATATCGGCAAGGCAAGTTGAAAGGGGTGTGAATGTCGAACATGGAATTAACGGTGGTAGAAAGGTGTCACCAGACTATGAGAGGAATCCTCGTCCTAACTATTTGGAAGTTAAAGAAAATAGATCAGTAATATATGGTGATGGAATTCAGTCAGCTCGATCAGATGGCAAATTTGGTGGTTCTAAGTTGCAGCCATCACCGTCAGAAGCATCTGAGCGGCCCAAGTTGAAGTTACTTCCTCGCACCAAGCCATTGGATAATCTAGAACCACCTGTTGTTGATGCTAAGCAG GAGCAGCAGCAGTTGAGCGAATCTGTTCTTACTCATGCTGGAATTGGTAATGATTCATATGGATATGTGAATACTGTGAAACCTGGTTCAGCTGGCAGTGAGAATGGGAACCAGGCAGTGGAGCGTCCTAAGCTGAATTTAAAGCCTCGATCACAGCCTGTTGAACAGTTGGAGGGTAACATTGAGAAAGAAAG AAATGTGTTGTTCGGCGGTGCTCGCCCACGAGAACTG GTTCTGAAGGAGAGAGGGATTGATGACAGCATCCATGAGCCGGACCAACATCCTGATAG GGTCGTCAAGCATAATGTTCCGAGGAGTGAAAAAGTAGCAGAGCAAGCAGCTCCTCGTCCCAGTGAAAGAGTTGGGAATCCTCCTGTTGATCAGAGAGCTGGAAGAAAATCTGAGAGAAACCATGGTGTTTACAATGAAAGAGTTGATACGCAGAGGAGGAACCGGCCTAATGAAAACTGGCGGAATGACAAGGAAATTGAGAGGCAGCAGCGGCAGGAGAGGCAGCCATCACCTGAGACCTGGCGTAAGCCTGCGGAGCAGCCTAAACCAGTCTCTCCTGAAGCTGCTGGTGTTCGCTATGGAAAAGCAGCATCAGCTTTGGAGCTTGCTCAAGCCTTTTCCAAATCATTCTCAGATCAGAAAACAGATGATCGATATGCGGGGCAAAGGGGTCTTCCTGGCCGTCCTCAAATGCCCTTTTCTCGGCTGATGGGTTCAACTCCAAGGCCTCAGATAAATGGTTACTAA
- the LOC107925149 gene encoding uncharacterized protein isoform X2: MSKKKAFSGSTMTLKDFHGGSIPSDLPLPSAPGVTVRPTDRSGYDRATSWGNQVGRPDHRTRPNSSPATRHFDDKSPFLTCSVHIGRYFDEDERKPLDGVSAPRRTIADESLGVPVSQMELKPESAYAGRVSGRYGSASVSSSMGGSGNLYSSRVSEAAAVDVNSQSSGGNHVQAVSGWYPNAWAARKEATASAVSKLAHASAMEKISSGRWQSKQSIQYQKDVDVSKHSETETGLHSQAYDVNAVAGREHSDVISARQVERGVNVEHGINGGRKVSPDYERNPRPNYLEVKENRSVIYGDGIQSARSDGKFGGSKLQPSPSEASERPKLKLLPRTKPLDNLEPPVVDAKQQQLSESVLTHAGIGNDSYGYVNTVKPGSAGSENGNQAVERPKLNLKPRSQPVEQLEGNIEKERNVLFGGARPRELVLKERGIDDSIHEPDQHPDRVVKHNVPRSEKVAEQAAPRPSERVGNPPVDQRAGRKSERNHGVYNERVDTQRRNRPNENWRNDKEIERQQRQERQPSPETWRKPAEQPKPVSPEAAGVRYGKAASALELAQAFSKSFSDQKTDDRYAGQRGLPGRPQMPFSRLMGSTPRPQINGY, encoded by the exons ATGTCAAAGAAGAAAGCTTTCAGTGGCAGTACCATGACTTTAAAAGATTTTCACGGCGGTTCTATCCCTAGTGATCTTCCTTTACCTTCTGCCCCTGGCGT GACTGTTAGGCCTACCGATCGTTCAGGTTATGATAGAGCAACATCATGGGGAAACCAGGTTGGCCGACCCGATCATCGTACCCGGCCCAACTCGTCACCTGCAACTAGGCATTTTGATGATAAATCTCCATTTCTTACTTGTTCAGTTCATATTGGTCGTTATTTTGATGAAGATGAAAGGAAGCCGTTGGATGGGGTTTCTGCCCCGCGTAGAACTATTGCCGATGAGAGTTTAGGGGTTCCTGTTAGTCAGATGGAGCTGAAGCCTGAGTCTGCTTATGCAGGGAGGGTTTCGGGTCGGTATGGGTCTGCTTCAGTGTCTTCGTCGATGGGTGGTTCAGGGAATCTGTACTCTAGTCGAGTGTCCGAGGCTGCTGCTGTTGATGTAAATTCTCAGAGTTCTGGGGGGAACCATGTGCAGGCTGTTTCTGGTTGGTATCCTAATGCATGGGCAGCTAGGAAGGAGGCGACAGCGAGTGCTGTCTCGAAGTTGGCTCATGCTAGTGCTATGGAAAAGATTTCCTCAGGTAGATGGCAGTCAAAGCAATCTATTCAATATCAGAAAGATGTCGATGTTAGTAAACATTCTGAAACAGAAACCGGCTTGCACTCCCAGGCTTATGATGTGAATGCTGTGGCTGGGAGGGAACATTCTGATGTGATATCGGCAAGGCAAGTTGAAAGGGGTGTGAATGTCGAACATGGAATTAACGGTGGTAGAAAGGTGTCACCAGACTATGAGAGGAATCCTCGTCCTAACTATTTGGAAGTTAAAGAAAATAGATCAGTAATATATGGTGATGGAATTCAGTCAGCTCGATCAGATGGCAAATTTGGTGGTTCTAAGTTGCAGCCATCACCGTCAGAAGCATCTGAGCGGCCCAAGTTGAAGTTACTTCCTCGCACCAAGCCATTGGATAATCTAGAACCACCTGTTGTTGATGCTAAGCAG CAGCAGTTGAGCGAATCTGTTCTTACTCATGCTGGAATTGGTAATGATTCATATGGATATGTGAATACTGTGAAACCTGGTTCAGCTGGCAGTGAGAATGGGAACCAGGCAGTGGAGCGTCCTAAGCTGAATTTAAAGCCTCGATCACAGCCTGTTGAACAGTTGGAGGGTAACATTGAGAAAGAAAG AAATGTGTTGTTCGGCGGTGCTCGCCCACGAGAACTG GTTCTGAAGGAGAGAGGGATTGATGACAGCATCCATGAGCCGGACCAACATCCTGATAG GGTCGTCAAGCATAATGTTCCGAGGAGTGAAAAAGTAGCAGAGCAAGCAGCTCCTCGTCCCAGTGAAAGAGTTGGGAATCCTCCTGTTGATCAGAGAGCTGGAAGAAAATCTGAGAGAAACCATGGTGTTTACAATGAAAGAGTTGATACGCAGAGGAGGAACCGGCCTAATGAAAACTGGCGGAATGACAAGGAAATTGAGAGGCAGCAGCGGCAGGAGAGGCAGCCATCACCTGAGACCTGGCGTAAGCCTGCGGAGCAGCCTAAACCAGTCTCTCCTGAAGCTGCTGGTGTTCGCTATGGAAAAGCAGCATCAGCTTTGGAGCTTGCTCAAGCCTTTTCCAAATCATTCTCAGATCAGAAAACAGATGATCGATATGCGGGGCAAAGGGGTCTTCCTGGCCGTCCTCAAATGCCCTTTTCTCGGCTGATGGGTTCAACTCCAAGGCCTCAGATAAATGGTTACTAA
- the LOC107925150 gene encoding BTB/POZ domain-containing protein At3g22104 isoform X2 has protein sequence MVDKRTLASFPGSFKKLFGYLMDETKDLKVLFHDFEDEAGGFELVAARFCYNKKSLDCISFWTWSELLVALKECQALLSASDSSLILEKILDCVATRLASLVVASPCTCSSENTRISWWFEDLLVLKIDLIDKVIRMSISRNIDHATISKFLLCYQRSRFLTATPTEKCKIMEVMINLLSLLDRSSFSCKLLFGIFRVVSSLKISSHHKSILENLIGSQLDRATIDFLLVPSSRRKAYVYDVNLVLRLVKAFYIEGRCFLLDSRLRKVASLVDSYLVEVAADSHLSPSKFAALVLVLPDDARVSHDRLFQAIDIYLEVHGGLCEAKKMKICSALNYAKLSTDALKHLARNPKFPSRIAIQVFINQQSKLENLFEDKTHLVDTFSSSVFAEESIDEKVSSDQVLVYAKRINLPNKAEHLDVQLQGMQRTITELEKYCGIMQTQIGNIPRTRLSSLGNNARLTLHVCIDEGN, from the exons ATGGTAGACAAG AGAACTCTTGCATCTTTCCCTGgtagttttaaaaaattgtttggtTATTTGATGGATGAGACCAAGGACCTGAAAGTGTTATTTCATGATTTTGAGGATGAAGCTGGGGGTTTTGAGCTAGTAGCAGCAAGGTTTTGCTATAACAAGAAGTCTCTAGATTGTATCAGCTTCTGGACCTGGTCTGAACTCCTTGTAGCTTTGAAAGAATGCCAAGCTTTGCTTTCTGCTTCTGATTCTTCATTAATACTCGAGAAGATCCTCGACTGTGTTGCAACAAGGCTTGCCTCTCTGGTTGTTGCTAGCCCTTGCACGTGTTCTTCAGAGAACACCAGAATATCTTGGTGGTTTGAGGATCTTCTggttttgaaaattgatttgattGACAAGGTAATAAGAATGTCGATAAGCCGGAACATCGATCATGCTACGATTAGTAAGTTCCTTTTATGTTATCAAAGATCAAGATTCCTTACCGCGACCCCAACTGAGAAGTGCAAAATCATGGAGGTCATGATCAATCTGCTCTCTTTGCTTGATAGGAGCTCCTTTTCTTGCAAGCTCTTATTTGGTATATTTCGAGTCGTTTCAAGCTTGAAAATTAGCTCTCACCACAAATCCATTTTGGAGAATCTTATTGGTTCACAACTTGATAGAGCAACTATAGATTTTCTACTTGTCCCATCCTCACGCAGGAAAGCTTATGTGTATGATGTGAATCTTGTTCTAAGGCTGGTGAAAGCATTTTACATTGAAGGAAGGTGTTTCTTACTCGACTCCCGGTTGAGGAAAGTCGCTAGCTTGGTTGATTCATACCTTGTGGAAGTGGCAGCAGATTCCCACCTGAGCCCTTCAAAATTTGCAGCATTAGTCTTGGTACTCCCTGATGATGCAAGAGTATCCCATGATAGGCTTTTTCAAGCCATAGACATTTATCTTGAG GTTCATGGTGGACTATGTgaagcaaagaaaatgaaaatctGCAGTGCACTTAACTATGCAAAGCTCTCAACAGATGCATTGAAACACTTGGCTAGAAACCCGAAATTTCCTTCAAGAATAGCAATACAAGTTTTCATCAACCAACAATCCAAGCTTGAAAACTTATTTGAGGACAAAACACACCTTGTTGACACCTTTAGTAGTTCGGTTTTTGCCGAGGAAAGTATTGACGAGAAGGTGAGTTCTGATCAAGTCCTTGTGTATGCGAAAAGAATCAACCTTCCCAACAAAGCTGAGCACCTTGATGTACAGCTGCAAGGGATGCAACGCACAATAACAGAACTGGAAAAGTACTGTGGGATAATGCAGACTCAAATAGGAAATATTCCAAGAACAAGATTATCAAGCCTTGGTAATAATGCTAGGTTAACATTACATGTTTGTATAGATGAAGGCAATTAA
- the LOC107925150 gene encoding BTB/POZ domain-containing protein At3g22104 isoform X1: MKDSFILLYKRTLASFPGSFKKLFGYLMDETKDLKVLFHDFEDEAGGFELVAARFCYNKKSLDCISFWTWSELLVALKECQALLSASDSSLILEKILDCVATRLASLVVASPCTCSSENTRISWWFEDLLVLKIDLIDKVIRMSISRNIDHATISKFLLCYQRSRFLTATPTEKCKIMEVMINLLSLLDRSSFSCKLLFGIFRVVSSLKISSHHKSILENLIGSQLDRATIDFLLVPSSRRKAYVYDVNLVLRLVKAFYIEGRCFLLDSRLRKVASLVDSYLVEVAADSHLSPSKFAALVLVLPDDARVSHDRLFQAIDIYLEVHGGLCEAKKMKICSALNYAKLSTDALKHLARNPKFPSRIAIQVFINQQSKLENLFEDKTHLVDTFSSSVFAEESIDEKVSSDQVLVYAKRINLPNKAEHLDVQLQGMQRTITELEKYCGIMQTQIGNIPRTRLSSLGNNARLTLHVCIDEGN, from the exons ATGAAAGATTCTTTCATCCTTCTCTATAAG AGAACTCTTGCATCTTTCCCTGgtagttttaaaaaattgtttggtTATTTGATGGATGAGACCAAGGACCTGAAAGTGTTATTTCATGATTTTGAGGATGAAGCTGGGGGTTTTGAGCTAGTAGCAGCAAGGTTTTGCTATAACAAGAAGTCTCTAGATTGTATCAGCTTCTGGACCTGGTCTGAACTCCTTGTAGCTTTGAAAGAATGCCAAGCTTTGCTTTCTGCTTCTGATTCTTCATTAATACTCGAGAAGATCCTCGACTGTGTTGCAACAAGGCTTGCCTCTCTGGTTGTTGCTAGCCCTTGCACGTGTTCTTCAGAGAACACCAGAATATCTTGGTGGTTTGAGGATCTTCTggttttgaaaattgatttgattGACAAGGTAATAAGAATGTCGATAAGCCGGAACATCGATCATGCTACGATTAGTAAGTTCCTTTTATGTTATCAAAGATCAAGATTCCTTACCGCGACCCCAACTGAGAAGTGCAAAATCATGGAGGTCATGATCAATCTGCTCTCTTTGCTTGATAGGAGCTCCTTTTCTTGCAAGCTCTTATTTGGTATATTTCGAGTCGTTTCAAGCTTGAAAATTAGCTCTCACCACAAATCCATTTTGGAGAATCTTATTGGTTCACAACTTGATAGAGCAACTATAGATTTTCTACTTGTCCCATCCTCACGCAGGAAAGCTTATGTGTATGATGTGAATCTTGTTCTAAGGCTGGTGAAAGCATTTTACATTGAAGGAAGGTGTTTCTTACTCGACTCCCGGTTGAGGAAAGTCGCTAGCTTGGTTGATTCATACCTTGTGGAAGTGGCAGCAGATTCCCACCTGAGCCCTTCAAAATTTGCAGCATTAGTCTTGGTACTCCCTGATGATGCAAGAGTATCCCATGATAGGCTTTTTCAAGCCATAGACATTTATCTTGAG GTTCATGGTGGACTATGTgaagcaaagaaaatgaaaatctGCAGTGCACTTAACTATGCAAAGCTCTCAACAGATGCATTGAAACACTTGGCTAGAAACCCGAAATTTCCTTCAAGAATAGCAATACAAGTTTTCATCAACCAACAATCCAAGCTTGAAAACTTATTTGAGGACAAAACACACCTTGTTGACACCTTTAGTAGTTCGGTTTTTGCCGAGGAAAGTATTGACGAGAAGGTGAGTTCTGATCAAGTCCTTGTGTATGCGAAAAGAATCAACCTTCCCAACAAAGCTGAGCACCTTGATGTACAGCTGCAAGGGATGCAACGCACAATAACAGAACTGGAAAAGTACTGTGGGATAATGCAGACTCAAATAGGAAATATTCCAAGAACAAGATTATCAAGCCTTGGTAATAATGCTAGGTTAACATTACATGTTTGTATAGATGAAGGCAATTAA
- the LOC107925161 gene encoding uncharacterized protein, protein MLEKIGLRGTHWVIDASHCPGCSSQFTFINRKHHCRKCEGIFCNSCTQRRMVLRGHGDSPVRVCEPCKNLEEAARFESRHGYKSRAGRGRLKPAVNDEDGAFNQILGGDIKESSSSGVALNNDTTPSVQGATCFNVQEVVGHDGGGEMHKSPSVDRCMQNGMALSSPEKLRQQALDEKRKYKVLKEEGKSEEALRAFKRGKELERQAESLEIHTRKNGKNSFPSDNMSGILNKEFPEEYGRKNKVCHPASRDKDDLAAELRELGWSDMDLRDDDKKYTNLSLDGELSSLLGEIPEKINGHGIDKTEVVAFKKKALMLKREGKLAEAKEELKRAKILEKQLEGQELLAGAEDSDDEASAIIRSMDNDKQDEILMQYEHTQSLDFDYLMETADDLGIDSNFEVTDQDMEDPEIDATLKSLGWTEDSSPIEDVTTQSAPVKREALLNEIISLKREALSQKRAGNVAEAMAQLKKAKLLEKDLESFDSQPENLTVDQNITAPHTVDISKKLVTFVDKNVNAMKGVDLKPASKSRLTIQKELLSLKKEALALRRQGRLDEADEELQKGRIFEQQLEEMENTSNMKAAQVTSKWKDLKHEHPNVSDTLPVEGDVTEQDLHDPTYLSILRNLGWNDSDDELSNSSLKHSEQNGSKKIIESSSAHATPKIPTKASRRTKDEIQQELLGLKRKALLLRRQGNTDEAEEVLETAKALEAEMAEMEAPKKVVETKFPKAKGTISAHKGAAEEEDAENITENDMTDPALLSMLKNLGWKDEEVEPITMQEEYSKTLASETLNSSHPSSSQPSSGVRVSPPRNKGEIQRELLGLKRKALALRRNGKVEEAEELLQREKVLEAEMAALEAPKSELVVESSKDSKSENFESFANHKRLGNSKNEVIVKKEPFVDNQPSVEKSDPAGLNPPSNQSANIMELSTVDDLTNSRIPAKLEETGHFESNFSSRGRPDVQLACQDVITRNEDTTGKTRVLNEEKLNFSQNSQDSRRRAVLSHKRKALALKRDGKLEEAREELRQAKLLEKSMAEDDTPPKFGSNDVSASASTVCSGAAIEQGTLAFAPKPLSGHDRFKLQQESLSHKREALKLRREGGMQEAEAEFELAKSLEAQLEELGGHASTKSSSNRAEPVDDVVVEDLLDPQLLSALKAIGLDDSSAMAQGLKRTELVKPNVAKSENVNQERIQLEEQIKAEKVKAVNLKRSGKQAEALDALRRAKMLEKKLNSLSA, encoded by the exons ATGTTGGAGAAGATAGGATTGAGAGGGACTCATTGGGTGATTGATGCTTCACATTGCCCAGGATGTTCTTCTCAGTTCACTTTCATCAATCGCAAG CACCACTGCCGAAAATGTGAGGGCATTTTCTGCAATAGTTGCACTCAACGCAGAATGGTTTTACGTGGACATGGTGATTCACCTGTGCGTGTTTGTGAACCTTGTAAAAACCTAGAAGAGGCTGCTCGATTTGAGTCCCGACATGGATACAAAAGTAGAGCTGGGAGAG GTCGTTTGAAACCAGCTGTGAATGATGAGGATGGTGCTTTCAACCAGATTTTAGGGGGTGACATAAAGGAATCGTCGTCATCAGGAGTAGCTTTAAACAATGACACAACTCCTAGTGTTCAAGGGGCTACATGTTTCAATGTTCAAGAAGTTGTTGGTCATGACGGGGGAGGAGAAATGCATAAAAGTCCGTCTGTTGATCGGTGTATGCAGAATGGTATGGCGTTATCCAGTCCAGAGAAATTGCGCCAGCAAGCATTGGATGAAAAAAGGAAGTATAAAGTTCTTAAAGAAGAGGGGAAATCTGAGGAAGCTTTGAGAGCCTTTAAGAGAGGGAAGGAGCTAGAGAGACAGGCTGAGTCTTTGGAGATCCATACAAGAAAGAATGGTAAAAATAGTTTTCCATCCGACAACATGTCTGGGATCCTGAATAAAGAATTTCCGGAGGAATATGGCAGAAAAAACAAGGTTTGTCATCCAGCCAGTAGGGATAAGGATGACCTGGCTGCTGAACTCAGGGAATTGGGATGGTCTGATATGGATTTACGTGATGATGATAAAAAGTACACAAATTTGAGTTTGGATGGTGAATTATCTTCTCTTCTTGGAGAAATTCCGGAGAAGATTAATGGTCATGGCATTGACAAGACTGAGGTTGTTGCCTTTAAGAAAAAGGCTCTTATGTTGAAGCGTGAAGGGAAGCTTGCAGAAGCGAAAGAAGAACTGAAGAGAGCCAAAATTTTAGAGAAGCAACTTGAAGGACAAGAACTATTGGCTGGCGCTGAAGATTCCGATGATGAGGCATCTGCAATAATCCGTAGTATGGACAATGATAaacaagatgaaattttaatgCAGTATGAACATACGCAAAGCCTTGACTTTGATTACCTTATGGAAACTGCTGATGATCTTGGTATTGATAGTAATTTTGAAGTAACTGATCAGGATATGGAGGATCCGGAAATAGATGCTACTCTGAAATCATTAGGTTGGACTGAGGATTCTAGTCCTATCGAAGATGTTACAACACAGTCTGCTCCTGTTAAAAGGGAGGCACTACTAAATGAAATTATTTCGCTAAAGAGAGAGGCTCTTAGTCAAAAGCGGGCAGGTAATGTTGCAGAGGCAATGGCTCAGTTAAAGAAGGCTAAGTTACTTGAGAAGGACCTTGAAAGTTTCGATTCTCAGCCAGAGAATTTGACAGTTGACCAAAATATCACAGCTCCTCACACTGTTGATATATCAAAGAAGTTGGTTACATTTGTTGATAAAAATGTTAACGCTATGAAGGGTGTGGATCTGAAACCAGCATCAAAGAGTAGATTGACGATTCAGAAAGAGCTTCTAAGTTTGAAGAAGGAAGCCCTTGCTTTGAGACGGCAAGGAAGATTGGATGAAGCAGATGAAGAATTGCAGAAGGGCAGGATTTTCGAGCAGCAGCTTGAAGAAATGGAGAATACTTCCAACATGAAGGCTGCACAGGTAACTAGTAAGTGGAAGGATTTGAAACACGAGCATCCTAATGTATCAGACACTCTGCCTGTTGAAGGAGATGTTACGGAACAAGACTTGCATGATCCAACTTACCTTTCGATACTAAGGAACTTAGGTTGGAATGACAGTGATGACGAGCTTTCGAACTCTTCCCTGAAACATTCTGAACAAAATGGTTCTAAGAAAATTATTGAATCTTCTTCTGCTCATGCCACTCCTAAAATCCCGACTAAGGCATCGAGAAGAACTAAAGACGAAATACAACAGGAGCTATTAGGCTTGAAAAGGAAAGCTCTTTTGCTGAGGCGCCAAGGAAATACTGATGAGGCAGAGGAAGTGTTGGAAACAGCAAAAGCACTAGAGGCTGAGATGGCAGAGATGGAGGCACCAAAGAAAGTGGTCGAAACAAAGTTTCCAAAAGCAAAAGGCACTATATCTGCCCATAAAGGTGCTGCAGAAGAAGAAGATGCAGAGAATATTACAGAGAATGATATGACTGATCCAGCTCTACTCTCAATGCTAAAGAATTTGGGTTGGAAGGATGAAGAAGTTGAACCTATAACTATGCAGGAAGAGTACTCTAAAACTCTTGCCAGTGAGACATTAAATTCTAGCCATCCATCGAGCAGTCAACCCTCTTCGGGAGTTCGAGTTTCACCACCAAGAAATAAAGGGGAAATCCAAAGAGAACTTCTGGGTTTGAAAAGAAAGGCTCTTGCCCTTCGACGAAATGGGAAAGTTGAAGAGGCAGAGGAATTGTTGCAAAGGGAAAAGGTACTAGAAGCCGAAATGGCAGCATTGGAAGCTCCGAAATCTGAGCTTGTGGTTGAGTCATCCAAGGACAGTAAATCTGAGAACTTTGAATCATTTGCTAACCACAAGAGGCTAGGGAATTCAAAAAATGAAGTGATAGTAAAGAAAGAGCCATTTGTAGACAACCAACCGTCGGTAGAAAAATCGGATCCTGCAGGGCTAAACCCTCCATCAAACCAGTCTGCAAACATAATGGAACTTTCGACTGTTGATGACCTGACAAATTCACGGATACCTGCAAAATTGGAAGAGACAGGTCACTTTGAATCCAACTTCTCTTCTCGTGGTAGACCCGATGTTCAATTGGCTTGCCAAGATGTTATAACCAGGAATGAAGATACCACTGGAAAAACTAGAGTGCTTAATGAAGAGAAGTTAAATTTTTCTCAGAACAGCCAAGATTCACGTAGACGAGCAGTTTTGTCTCACAAGAGAAAGGCACTTGCTTTGAAGAGAGATGGAAAACTGGAAGAAGCTCGGGAAGAACTTCGACAGGCAAAGCTGTTGGAGAAGAGTATGGCAGAAGATGACACTCCTCCAAAATTCGGTTCTAATGATGTGTCAGCATCTGCATCCACTGTTTGTTCTGGTGCAGCAATTGAGCAAGGTACACTAGCTTTCGCTCCGAAACCACTTTCTGGTCATGATCGCTTCAAGTTGCAACAGGAATCCCTCAGTCATAAGCGGGAGGCTTTGAAGCTGCGAAGAGAAGGTGGAATGCAAGAAGCAGAAGCCGAGTTTGAATTAGCTAAGTCTCTTGAAGCTCAGTTGGAAGAGTTGGGTGGTCATGCTTCAACCAAGTCATCTAGCAATAGAGCAGAACCAGTAGATGATGTAGTTGTTGAAGATCTTCTCGATCCTCAACTTTTGTCTGCCCTCAAAGCAATTGGATTGGACGATTCTAGTGCTATGGCTCAGGGACTCAAAAGAACAGAGCTTGTAAAACCCAATGTTGCCAAAAGTGAAAATGTTAACCAAGAGAGAATCCAATTAGAAGAGCAGATTAAGGCAGAAAAGGTAAAGGCTGTAAACTTAAAAAGATCAGGCAAACAAGCTGAGGCTTTGGATGCACTTCGGAGGGCGAAAATGCTGGAGAAAAAGCTGAATTCCTTGTCCGCGTGA